A single window of Aspergillus flavus chromosome 4, complete sequence DNA harbors:
- a CDS encoding Alpha/Beta hydrolase protein has product MRLGFSLSIGALFTLATASRSIPNVTITNSTTSIYQLSSDSEFAFVLETFLSFANGGGAATGEILRAASQIKPGDMESFYLEFKYLADQIADQATSVNATRFPVSAREAHLRASSYYRAADFFLHGNASDPRIQTLWDSVLDHYDTAMKLLPDPPEQVELDGTEYKIPIYFYSPPKSSHANVTSGQDKRLPTILIGSGYDGAQQDTYHQLGKEILARGWNFVTYEGPGQPTVRRQSNIGFIPDWWSVVTPVVDWLRTRDDVDTDRIALGGISFGGQLAPLAATREHRLAAVLAIDGMLDLHETVLQQFPASIQKLYQSGNKTAFDAIVWEAYKETTDTSQIWGIDQGLWSFKTSSPFEWMTKMKKMAIDQTMLDNITCPVFVASGQDDHIAPGQPERMARMLGDKAYYHLFKNNVGAGEHCTIGAEPQLAMVTMDWLDEIFENPTSRS; this is encoded by the coding sequence TCAACTGAGTAGTGACTCTGAGTTTGCCTTCGTCCTAGAgacatttctttctttcgccAATGGCGGCGGTGCTGCTACGGGTGAGATCCTTCGCGCAGCCTCCCAAATCAAGCCAGGGGACATGGAAAGCTTCTATCTAGAGTTTAAGTACCTGGCAGACCAAATCGCCGACCAGGCTACGTCGGTCAATGCCACGAGGTTTCCAGTCTCGGCTCGTGAGGCACACCTCCGTGCGTCGTCATACTATCGCGCAGCCGACTTCTTCCTGCACGGAAATGCCTCCGATCCCCGCATTCAAACATTGTGGGATTCCGTGCTGGACCATTATGACACCGCCATGAAGCTGCTACCTGACCCACCGGAGCAGGTGGAGCTCGACGGAACAGAGTACAAGATTcctatatatttctattcaCCCCCGAAGTCATCACACGCCAACGTGACGAGCGGCCAGGACAAACGACTTCCCACGATCTTGATCGGGTCTGGGTACGATGGAGCCCAGCAAGATACCTACCATCAACTGGGCAAAGAGATCCTCGCACGCGGCTGGAACTTTGTCACCTACGAGGGGCCCGGACAGCCCACAGTACGTCGCCAGTCAAACATTGGCTTCATCCCCGACTGGTGGAGTGTGGTCACTCCCGTCGTAGACTGGTTAAGAACCCGTGACGACGTGGACACTGACCGGATCGCGTTGGGAGGCATCTCGTTCGGTGGTCAGTTGGCGCCTTTGGCAGCCACCCGGGAGCACCGTCTTGCTGCTGTCCTGGCAATTGATGGAATGCTTGATCTTCACGAGACAGTCCTGCAGCAGTTCCCAGCCTCGATACAAAAACTCTATCAAAGTGGGAACAAGACGGCCTTCGATGCGATAGTCTGGGAAGCATACAAGGAAACCACTGACACGAGTCAGATTTGGGGTATTGATCAGGGATTATGGTCTTTTAAGACTAGCAGCCCTTTCGAATGGATGActaaaatgaaaaaaatgGCTATCGACCAGACGATGCTGGATAACATCACTTGTCCGGTATTTGTTGCATCGGGTCAAGACGACCATATCGCGCCTGGTCAGCCGGAGAGGATGGCACGTATGCTTGGTGATAAGGCTTATTATCATCTTTTCAAGAATAATGTTGGTGCGGGAGAGCATTGTACTATTGGTGCTGAGCCCCAGCTGGCGATGGTTACTATGGACTGGTTGGATGAGATCTTTGAGAACCCGACTTCGCGTTCTTGA